A DNA window from Camelina sativa cultivar DH55 chromosome 17, Cs, whole genome shotgun sequence contains the following coding sequences:
- the LOC104759963 gene encoding probable LRR receptor-like serine/threonine-protein kinase At1g51860 — MKSINYGYLLLLIIIAFACFQSVEARSQSGFISLDCGLVPTYTSYTETTTNITYISDADYIDSGLIRRINDSYKTVLQQQTWTLRSFPEGVRNCYNFNLKANLKYLIRGTFLYGNYDGLNQIPKFDLYIGPNKWTSVILNGVANATMFEMIHVLPQDHLQVCLVKTGETTPFISALELRLLDNNTYVTQSGSLMSFARIYFPKAASFLRYDKDLYDRVWVPFSQNETVSLSTNRLVDTSTNSYNVPQNVANSAITPSKATHPLNIWWDLQNINAQIYIYMHFAEIQNLNSDETREFNITYNGDQVWESYFRPKNLSITTIFSKTALSSSDGLFNFTFTMTKNSTLPPLINGLEVYTVVQNLLPGTYQDEVSAMMNIKKTYGLSKKISWQGDPCSPKIYRWEGVNCNYLASGQPMITSLNLTSSGLTGIITPDISNLIQLRELDLSNNDLSGGIPNFLADMEMLTLINLRGNPELNLSVPDSIQGRIWKKSLTLITDETPSSEKPGINLVAILGSVACVIAFLAIFTICFIFRRKKQRAPTNENRTIGTKERKFTYSEILKMTNNFERVLGKGGYGRVYYGNLDDTQVAVKMLFHSSADQDYKHFKAEVELLLRVHHRNLVGLVGYCDDGDNLALIYEYIANGDLRENMSGNRCGHVLTWENRMQIAMEAAQGLEYLHNGSRPPMVHRDVKPTNILLNEVFQAKLADFGLSRSSPVDGESSISTAVAGTPGYLDPEYYGTNLLSEKTDVYSFGVVLLEIITNQPVIDSNRVKAHITEWVGFMLMEGDIRNIIDPKLMGDCDTNGVWKAVEVALACVNPTSNRRPTMTHVVMELKECLDSEIARKQGSQEMYSNDSIELSFSPTSRFSPGPR, encoded by the exons atgaagtctATTAACTATGGATATTTGCTCCTTTTGATAATTATAGCTTTTGCCTGTTTTCAATCAGTCGAAGCTCGATCTCAATCAG GATTTATTAGCTTGGATTGTGGATTAGTCCCTACGTACACAAGCTACACCGAGACGACAACGAATATAACATACATATCAGACGCCGATTATATCGACAGTGGATTAATCAGAAGGATCAATGATTCATACAAGACAGTGTTACAGCAACAGACTTGGACCTTAAGAAGCTTCCCTGAAGGTGTAAGAAACTGTTACAACTTCAATCTCAAAGCTAATCTCAAATATCTGATTAGAGGAACTTTTTTGTATGGGAATTATGacggtttgaatcaaatccccAAGTTTGATCTTTACATTGGTCCAAATAAATGGACTTCTGTTATATTAAACGGAGTAGCTAATGCTACGATGTTTGAGATGATCCATGTCTTACCACAAGACCACCTTCAAGTTTGTCTTGTCAAAACAGGAGAAACGACACCGTTTATATCGGCGTTGGAACTTCGTTTGTTGGACAATAATACTTATGTTACTCAAAGTGGATCGTTGATGTCTTTCGCCAGAATTTATTTCCCAAAGGCTGCATCGTTCCTAAG GTATGACAAAGACTTGTATGACCGAGTTTGGGTTCCATTCAGCCAAAATGAAACGGTGTCATTAAGCACCAATCGATTGGTTGATACAAGTACCAATTCCTACAATGTGCCTCAAAATGTGGCGAATTCCGCAATTACCCCTTCAAAAGCTACTCATCCTCTCAACATATGGTGGGATCTCCAAAACATCAatgcacaaatatatatatacatgcatttCGCAGAAATCCAGAATCTTAATTCTGACGAGACAAGAGAGTTCAACATTACTTATAATGGTGATCAGGTTTGGGAAAGTTACTTTAGACCTAAGAATCTCAGCATTACAACAATCTTTAGCAAAACAGCATTGAGTTCTTCAGATGGGTTGTTCAATTTCACTTTTACAATGACCAAAAACTCTACTCTTCCTCCACTTATCAATGGCCTTGAGGTTTATACCGTTGTACAAAATTTACTGCCCGGGACATACCAAGATGAAG TTTCTGCTATGATGAACATCAAGAAAACATATGGATTGAGTAAAAAGATAAGTTGGCAAGGAGATCCATGTTCTCCTAAAATATATCGATGGGAAGGTGTGAATTGCAATTATTTGGCCTCTGGTCAACCTATGATCACATCatt GAACTTGACATCGAGTGGATTGACTGGTATCATAACACCTGATATATCTAATCTCATACAATTACGGGAACT AGATCTATCAAATAATGATTTATCAGGAGGGATTCCAAATTTTCTAGCTGATATGGAGATGTTGACACTAAT AAACTTAAGAGGAAACCCGGAGCTGAATCTCAGTGTTCCAGATTCTATCCAGGGAAGGATATGGAAAAAATCTTTAACTCTAAT TACAGATGAAACCCCGAGTAGCGAAAAACCTGGTATAAATTTGGTTGCTATCTTAGGATCTGTGGCTTGCGTTATCGCTTTTCTAGCTATCTTTACCATATGTTTCATCTTTAGAAGGAAAAAACAGAGAG CTCCAACTAATGAGAATAGAACAATCGGAACAAAGGAGCGGAAATTTACGTATTCCGAGATACTAAAGATGACAAATAACTTTGAGAGAGTTCTTGGTAAAGGAGGATATGGAAGAGTGTATTATGGAAACTTGGATGACACTCAAGTAGCTGTAAAAATGCTCTTTCATTCATCAGCTGATCAAGATTATAAACATTTCAAAGCTGAG GTTGAACTCCTTTTAAGAGTCCACCATAGAAATTTGGTGGGACTTGTGGGTTACTGTGATGATGGAGATAACTTGGCTTTGATTTACGAATACATAGCAAACGGAGACTTGAGGGAGAATATGTCAG GAAACCGATGTGGACATGTTCTAACTTGGGAAAACAGAATGCAAATAGCAATGGAGGCAGCACAAG GATTGGAGTATCTACATAATGGAAGTAGACCACCTATGGTCCATAGAGATGTGAAACCTACTAACATTCTGTTGAATGAGGTTTTTCAAGCAAAACTAGCCGATTTTGGACTCTCTAGATCTTCTCCGGTTGATGGTGAATCTTCTATATCAACAGCCGTTGCAGGAACACCTGGTTACTTAGACCCTGA gtACTATGGAACAAACTTGCTAAGTGAGAAGACTGATGTGTATAGCTTTGGGGTAGTTTTATTAGAAATCATCACAAACCAGCCTGTGATTGATTCAAACCGGGTGAAAGCGCATATTACAGAATGGGTTGGATTCATGCTCATGGAAGGGGACATAAGGAATATTATCGATCCGAAACTGATGGGAGATTGCGATACAAACGGTGTGTGGAAGGCGGTGGAGGTGGCTTTGGCTTGTGTAAACCCTACCTCAAACCGTAGACCAACAATGACACATGTTGTGATGGAGCTAAAAGAATGTTTGGACTCTGAAATTGCCAGGAAACAAGGGAGTCAAGAGATGTATTCAAACGATTCTATTGAATTAAGCTTTTCTCCTACTTCTAGATTCTCACCTGGACCAAGGTGA
- the LOC109129974 gene encoding uncharacterized protein LOC109129974, producing the protein MANSFHMRTVVATASISKLSNDKINEAVSSLVFASASCGQELRELVSIKELFSQRYGQSYVTSALQLRPGNLVNLQIKENLSESSVSEDVKFRLLDEIAKDYVHRLEVLRLKYTSEIGKQKEEKEKKVMDSDLHSCSDEQSPDEVYKSSLSDFEEEISEEETSVLEDDYIEEAQTQKRTHQRRRRSSKKEGQEDRQKAVTNQDVHHPDYDQMKNQIKAVKAKEEEELLVQPRLPDEDQMVNQIKAVKAKDEEQRRLATRHVHPKLPD; encoded by the exons ATGGCGAACAGCTTCCATATGCGAACAGTTGTTGCAACAGCTTCAATCTC AAAATTGTCTAATGACAAGATTAACGAAGCAGTTTCGAGTCTTGTCTTTGCCTCCGCGAGTTGTGGACAAGAACTACGTGAACTGGTTAGCATTAAAGAGCTGTTTTCTCAACGTTACGGTCAAAGCTATGTAACAAGTGCTCTTCAGCTCCGCCCTGGGAATCTTGTTAACCTCCAG ATCAAAGAGAATTTGTCAGAAAGTTCGGTGTCCGAAGATGTGAAGTTTAGGCTATTGGATGAGATAGCCAAGGATTATGTTCACCGCTTAGAAGTATTGAGGCTAAAATATACGTCGGAGATTGGTAAACAG aaagaggagaaagagaagaaagtaaTGGATTCGGATTTGCATAGTTGCTCCGATGAGCAATCACCAGACGAAGTTTACAAATCTAGCCTGTCggattttgaagaagagatAAGCGAGGAAGAGACATCAGTACTGGAGGATGATTACATAGAAGAGGCTCAA ACGCAAAAAAGGActcatcaaagaagaagaaggtcatcAAAGAAGGAAGGACAAGAGGATAGACAAAAGGCAGTAACTAATCAAGACGTTCATCATCCTGATTACGACCAGATGAAAAATCAGATTAAGGCCGTGAAGgcaaaagaagaggaagaactaCTAGTTCAACCAAGGCTTCCTGATGAAGACCAGATGGTAAATCAGATTAAGGCCGTTAAGGCAAAAGACGAAGAACAACGAAGATTAGCTACTCGACACGTTCATCCTAAGCTTCCTGATTAg